A segment of the Nitrosopumilus sp. genome:
GCATCGCTGACCAAGTCTCCTGTATTACTGGTTTTAGATGCAAGTAAAACTTCTCGCTCTATTGCTGCAACTGCACTTGGATTCTTAAAATTTCACAGAAATTCTCATATTGTTGGAATAATTCTAAACAAAATAGGCAGTAATAAACATGAATTATTGTGTAGATGTGCGTTAGAAAAAACTAAAATACCTATAATTGGAGTTATTCCGAAAAATTCTTTACTAAATATGCCATCAAGACATCTTGGATTAATTTCAACATTGGAAAATAAAATTCTTAAAAGACAAATAGAAAAAATCTCAAAAATAATTTCAGAATTTATAGATGTTGATAAAATAATTAAAATTGCCAAAACTTCGGTTGCTCTTGCCAAAGAATTAAAATTTGCACATAAAAAAACAAAAACTACTATTGCAGTTGCTCTTGACACGTCGTTTAATTTCTATTATCAAGATAACTTGGAAGCATTGCGTCGTGAAGGTGCGAATTTAAAATTTTTTAGTCCCATTAAAGATGAAAAAATTCCAAAATGTGACGGACTTTATATCGGCGGAGGATTTCCTGAAATTTTAGGCAAGTCTCTTGCAAAAAATCAACAGATGAAAAAATCAATCAAGAATCTATCTGAAGACAACCTTCCAATTTATGCTGAGTGTGGTGGATTGATGTATTTGACAAAATCTATTTTATCTGATAACAAAAAATACAAAATGATCGGTTTATTTGATGCTGAAACCAAAATGACCAAGAAGATGAGATTGAACTATACAAAAGGTATGACTACATCAAAAAATACATTGTCTGATAAATCACGTAATTTTCAAGGACATGAGTTTCACTATTCGCATTTGGAAAATGTTTCATCTGATTCAAAATTTGCTTATAGTTTAGAAATAGGTGAAGGGATTAAAAATCATCAAGACGGATTAATTCAAAACAACACATTGGCATCTTATGGTCATCTCTATTTTGATAGCTCAAATTATGCAGAAATTTTTATCAAAAATTGTATAAATTTCTCAAGACAGTGATTCTGCTCTAATTAGTTTAAAAATTGCATTAATTGTGGCTGATACTGAAGAACTTCCTCCTTTTCTACCAAAGTTTGTGATAAATGGAGCTTCTTTTAGCCTTGAGAGTTCTTCTTTTGATTCTGCAGCACAGATGAAGCCTACTGGAATCCCAATTATTAGGGCAGGTTTTACAATGCCTTCCTTCACCATCTGAATTATTTCTTGTAGTGCTGTAGGGGCATTTCCTATTGCCACTACCCCACCATCAATGTCTGATATTGCCGCTCTCATGGACACTTGGGAGCGGGTTTTGCCCTCTTTTTTTGCCAATTCCATGATTTCTGGTTTAGAAATATTACAAATTATGTTATTCCCAAAATCTTTAGGATTTTGCTTGTTCATACCTCCGATCACCCCATTAACATCAACTACTATGCTGCAACCATTTTTCAAGGCATTCATGCCACTTTGAATTGCGTCCTTGTGAAAAATTAACTTGTTTTTATC
Coding sequences within it:
- a CDS encoding cobyrinate a,c-diamide synthase, which encodes MKIPRIIIAGASSGVGKTSITCSIIYALQKHGFSVQPFKVGPDYIDPGYLSSISKHKTYNLDAWLMGKKQLLTSFISNSNSDISVIEGVMGYYDGFGGDSNYASTHHVASLTKSPVLLVLDASKTSRSIAATALGFLKFHRNSHIVGIILNKIGSNKHELLCRCALEKTKIPIIGVIPKNSLLNMPSRHLGLISTLENKILKRQIEKISKIISEFIDVDKIIKIAKTSVALAKELKFAHKKTKTTIAVALDTSFNFYYQDNLEALRREGANLKFFSPIKDEKIPKCDGLYIGGGFPEILGKSLAKNQQMKKSIKNLSEDNLPIYAECGGLMYLTKSILSDNKKYKMIGLFDAETKMTKKMRLNYTKGMTTSKNTLSDKSRNFQGHEFHYSHLENVSSDSKFAYSLEIGEGIKNHQDGLIQNNTLASYGHLYFDSSNYAEIFIKNCINFSRQ
- a CDS encoding precorrin-8X methylmutase; this translates as MQTKKGQSIEDASMQMIEDEIGPHNFSEKEWPIVRRIIHSTADFDFADKNKLIFHKDAIQSGMNALKNGCSIVVDVNGVIGGMNKQNPKDFGNNIICNISKPEIMELAKKEGKTRSQVSMRAAISDIDGGVVAIGNAPTALQEIIQMVKEGIVKPALIIGIPVGFICAAESKEELSRLKEAPFITNFGRKGGSSSVSATINAIFKLIRAESLS